A window of Hordeum vulgare subsp. vulgare chromosome 5H, MorexV3_pseudomolecules_assembly, whole genome shotgun sequence genomic DNA:
aggcaagcaaccccccttgatcatccctattttgcatatttctttctccctcctgcttgcattagaattttgctactctagtaaatagctcctatatctgatccaTAGCCTAACTTTGATGAGCTGTTACTTTCTAGTAACGCAATCTTTAAACTACTGAGTATAGGTGGCTTAGCCATCCCCTCTGAGCCCTTAGACTAGTTGCCCCCGCTTTACCATCAAGTTTTGATCTTCTGAtcaacgagccaagacccgagaccacacttacacccccttagttgtacgacacttTAGGGCTACTATCggataccgagggtgacacctcgttacgtacctTCATGTATAGTGAagttgaccggcggtggttctcggagaGTGATTCCTCGTGCcccacctccgataacgacttTGTCATACAACCCTTCAAGCTGGCCaagtgagggtgattcctccctggccaccttgacggttacattgtacgacatccatcgagggtgatacctcggatccctctgatgttacaaccacaccgtTACTTGATTGTgctactgggaacattgatgaacaATGTTtggtgggtggattcccgcgtcaaTGTGACGAAGCATGGCTGGGCATTCCGGTCCTTGCCAGACATCATCGAGTTtatttaaaatgctaatggatttgggtatttgatctgagttggtcgggagaccttttcgcactaacctttacgtgggagaagttatgggtactcgacgtcgtggtatcagctgaatctcttcagacgtcagcaatggagcagcgcgcgcccgagtggtatgcatatgcatcacgcttgtataaggggtgctaggactgacctcggccgcccacgcatcatgcaggagcgcaaagggcaagtgggcccacgacccctttgtgcttaggatttatacCGGCGGTCTCTGTtgatcttaggtggggctgcgccgtgttgatgttccgaggccgggcatgacccaggaaagtatgtccggccagagtttatcaagcatgttgggtactgtggtgcacccctgcacggaACAAGTAAaatattcggatagtcgtgtccacggttacaggacgatttggagttgtgtcccggtcttatacaactacaactattacttaactggaatgtttgctccgcgattgcttcctcgcagggagtcgagggaggatcttcgggcgtgacctcatattaatattgctgcaaaaatatgactattattgtgttacccctgttctactctcgtctattgctgtgagacccctgaagatgttagtcttcgataggactagacttctctctttattctcgcattgctgcagtcagtccacataaaccccttcttttgatactgatgcatacttagcttagttctgatgcaattcttgcgagtactttggatgagtactcaccgttgctttgctcccccttttccccttgatccgttgctgcgaccatatGACGAAGCCGGGAGATGGCGTACCCCCCCTGACGATGCCGGCTACCCCGAcgctgcctactactacgtggaggccgctgtagactaggagtagttaggaggtttccaggcaggagacctcgcctcgttcgatcgttgtatctttgtgcTAACCTTCTCTGAGGCACAccatgtttaatgtttgtattcagatattgttgcttccgctgactcgtgtgtttttcgagcttctgtattctagccctcgaggcccctggcttgtaatatgaagcttgtttgttttatttgtgtctagtctTATGTTGTGTCTAgtcttgtgttgtgatatcttcctgtgagcccttgagcttggtcgtacgcatttgcacgtATGACTAACGTACGATCAAATTGAGGGCGTCACAACATGGCAGAAGGTTCTCCAGTTGTATGTTAATGCAGTTCGTGGGCGCGCGGACATTAGAAGCAAATTCAATGCTCATGTGGATTGGGGGCCTTTGCAATTTAAAATATGCACAAGACAAAAAATATGAACGTTGTTTATTTTTACAGCATTTTCTTAGTGGAGTTAACTGTttgttgtttctgtgtttacTTTGTTGTTGTATTGCGGAAGACAAGCAACAAAAAGCACAAACTTAAAATGTACCTCACGAAAGAAAAATCTTAAGAAATCATGCAGTTGATCTTTACTGTTTAATGCAGTATAGTTTTTTATTTGAAGCACTGCAGTCGACTGTCTAATGTTGTTCATCTCATGCAATAAGTTGTTAGGGAAACGATAAAAAAATGGTTAGCTTTCCGATATTGTTGAGGTTCACTTACGCCTAACGTGAAGTGAGGTCCACTTCCACGTCTTCAAAAACTTACGCTTGACAAAAATAAAATCATGAAGTTCACTTGCCCGTCCGATGAAGTGCGTTTTTTAGTATGACACAATGTGTTTTCTGTCCGATGTAGTTTACTCGTCTATTTTGGGGTCATACAAAGCACAATGTCCGCATTTTAGTAAAATCAAAGCTGCTCCTAAACCTTAAGGAATGAGAGAGAGTGTTCTAAATAAAAAAGTTGCGTCTCATCGATATCTTTCCAACACCGTATCATTTGCATCGTGTCGAGCGGGCGGTTTGATAAATTTTACGAAAATACGCTCGATGCCACTCGTAGCACTCCCATCGTTTTTAAAATTCATTTAAAACCGTGAGGAATCTCAACAAATGACCAACATATGAAAGTTGCGCCTATTCCATAGATTTCCAACACCATATCACACACATCCTTCCAACAAACCCTTAAAAAACTGCTGCGAAAACCGCacctaaataaataaaaaaattgaaaaacagaATTTCACATTTCGGTAAATTGAAAAGTGCTCTTAAATCATAAGGAATTAGAGAGTGCAATCCGCATGAAAAATGTGCTCCTCAACGATATCTTTGCAACGCCATATCGTTTGCTTTAGTCCGACGAGTGGCTAAGAAAAAATCGCGAAAATACGCTCGCTGCCACCCGTAAGGCGTCCACCATTTTTGAATCTGCTCTTAAACCGCGAGGAATCTCGAAAAGTGTTCAACATGATGAAGTTGAGTTTTTTTCATAGCTATCCAACGGTATATTATATGTCTCGTTCCGACAAAACGTCTAGAAATGGagtgaaaacaatgcaaaaaatgCAGTTTTTTCTGCTCACATTGCAGTGCTGGTTCGATAGGGACGCAGTGCACTCGTGTTAACCATGCAGCTCGAAAGTGATGTGAGAATAGTTATTGTGCACCCGGGTCGGAATAGACGGTCTATAATGTTGTGATGAAATTAAATTGTACAGTTAAAACGCCATTTACCTGAAGGCTTCACGTgtctcattttatttatttattttaaaacctattaAATTCTCCACTTTGATTCCTACCCAATTATGGGTAAGTTTATGCAAATTTAATATTCATGTTTTGTAGCTTGGTTTATTTAAAATTTAAAATTTCCTTTTATTATGTGagtttatgagtaaatttgcttcTATTATTACCTATCATTTTATTGTCAAAATGAATGGGTGCGGCAGCACATGCCATCAATGATCTAGTCTATTTGTATATTTTGGTTGAAATATTagagaaaatcttatgtatgaatTCGCCTTCACAAGTACATACTTTGCATCTTTCCATATCAATGGTGATACACACTTTGCATCTTTCCATATCAATGCATAGTCGGTTGATGCACTCCATGTGGCTAATAGCAAGAAAGTGAAGAAAGGACGATCGTTAAAAAAAACCCAGAAGCGTAGGTTGCATCAAGCCCAACCAAACTCTCGCTGGTTAAAGTATTGAGTTGTATGGTTGTATGACTTGCATGTAAAAACAGACTCGTATGAAACTTCAAGCGCTCTTAATCAGGCCCGCCAGGAATGCTTAGATCGATCGTGTTTCCAGATGCAAGCTCGGCCTAGTCCAATTTACACTACGTAGATGTTGCGAGCTGACATAAATATATGCGACCAACGACATGCAAAACATGGCCCACCATAGGTATATCCTTAAAGAGGCTCCAATCGACCAACCTGCATCGAGAATGTAACCAAACAACGTCCTTAATGTCTATTCTATTTGTGTATTTTGGTTGAAAGATTAAAAAAACCTTATGTATGAATTTATCTTTATAAGTACTTTTCAGAGAAATTTTTTTTGCGGGATTTTTAAAATATTATAATCGTGTTAGGTTTTGTACATATGTTGCAACAAAAACTAGTGGTTAAATTACATTTTTAAGATGGTGCCAATATTGAAATCATCATTTATTTGTGAACATAGAAGTATGAGTCTGCAACAATGACCAACACAACTTGCAacatagtactccctccattcctaaatataagaccttttagatattgcactatgaactacatacggatgtacatagacatattttagaatgtagattcactcattttgctccgtatgtagtctcctagtgtaatctttaaaaggtcttatattttgaaacggagggagtacaagttttCTTAACGCAAAAATACAGTGTAAACACACCCGGTTTCGTAAAATGTAATCACACAATGACACAACAGCACACCCCTGTCAAGCACAGGTACAACCTCGTTGTAGGACGAACAGCAGAACATAATACAGCTTCACACAATCACACATCCGTCTTGACGTAGAGGTCCAACTTTAAGACAGCAGTGCTCGACGTGGCGCCGAACTTGCTCATCAGGCTGTACCCCCTCGCCAGCCGGAACCTTCCCGTACCACCGACCACGGCCCGCTCCGCTGCCGCCTTCCCGTCTGGGCCGAAGTCGACGCGGCCGTTCAGCACCAGCGTGCTGCCTTTGTAGTCCCCGTTCGTGAACACCACGGTGAGGAGCGTGGAGAACACCCCGGAACTCTGCAGGTCGGTCTGCATTGTGATCCCCTGTGCGCGGCCGACGAGCTGCGACGCCGCGTCGGACCCTTGACGGAGCTCGTCGTCGAAGACGCTGAGCGTGCCGTACGTGGAGTTGCCCCCGAGCGGGGAGGCCGTGACATGGACCGCGGTGGCGTTGGCGCCAGAGAACGTCTCGTGGATGTAGAGGTGGAGGTGCGTCGTGCCGTCGTCCCCGGCGCCGGCAGCCAGCGTCCCGGTGGTGGCAGCGAGAATAGCGGCGAGAAGGCAGAATGTGGTCGCCGTCATGGTGATAGCTAATGATGTGAGGTTTGGATTTAGCATGGATTTATCTACGTGGGTCTTGCATATGCATGCTCtgcatatatatacacacacaaaaGAGGTAAGTCCTGTGTTGGCAGTTGTTGGTGGTTTAGGTATCGCTAGCGGATGCTGCTGCACGTGGTACGGTAGGTGCAGTGGCATCAGCGAACACCAAACAGCGAAAGTGGGTGATTTGTAGCAGCTCGAGTAATCGTCCCGCATTGTCCTCCTTTTGACGCCAAATAGTGGACACCAACAATGATAGGCCACCAGCAGTCCTACGTACACCTTTCGACACAATAGTGCAGGGTTAATTTCTGTAAAGAGGAGAAATCGATACGTGATCTAAATTTGAAAAACGCCACTTCATTGTGATGAGCATGGCTATATTCTTGTTGGGGTTTCTTTCGGTAGACCCTCCCCTTCATAAAACGTAGAAGGAGAAACGTATTGTACACTACAGACCGTTATACGTATACCCAACTCATATTGTATATTATAGATCATCATCATACATTTTTTATGAAGGGATATCGTGCAATCTCAGCCACCTTTCTATGTTTTCTAAGGGGAGGGAGGTCTATCAAAGTAAAAGTGATTTTTTATTTTGCGGCTAGAGCATGACTATAATCTGGAGACCTATAAATCTAGGGGGCACTATAATAAAAAGTATGGGAATCGGTCCTATATCAATCAATTTAAAATTATCTAATTTCAAATAAGCGAGACATGAAAATGTTAGTATTACATTTAAGTAGTATTCTATCACTATCATGCCGTTTACCGTGATGTTACAAATTATTTCAATATCATGTCGGCCAATAATTCCTGTAGCTATAATATAAGCGTGAAAATAAAGGACATAGCTACACAACACCCAATCACTCGTTGTCATTGGACGCCGCGAGCAGACCTATAGGAAAATAAAGTCCTGACTTTATTTTGAAAAAAGCACATGATCTACGTCTCTCATTGCTTGCTTACTCTGCAGATTCCAACCAAGATAGGGAAAAAATCTTGTCCCATGTGCATTTGATTCGAGCATCAAAATTCAAAATGCAAATCCGTTTTCACCAACTCTGCAGATTCCAGCCGAGAAAGGATAAGGTCTTGTCCCATCTGCGTTTGATTGGAGCATCAAAATTCAAAACTCAGATTCATTTTCACTGTCAGGTTTATTTCGACAAACTCTTCAAAGTTAGCCATCATGACTACCGAGTTGACTAGTTTCACCTCTAAGTTTTCTACTATAATTAGCGAGTATCCTAACACTGTGCTTCCGAGATAGATGAATTAAACAACAATGATAGAAAACTAATCATGGTATTGTAGGAAACTAACTAATGATGACATGTAACTGGGAATCATCGGTAGTCAACTGTAGAAATGCCGATCAACACATAGTACCCACAATAAGAAACTAACTAGCAAtaaaaacaccacaacatcaatagtAGATGACTTTACATTGTTATAAGAAATTTAGAAGCAACGTCATACAAACACTAAAGGTAGGAAACTTAGAAGTACCAGTGATAAAGTTAGgagagtgttaaacaaagttagcTATGACACAAAACATGATGAAGTTGCCTATTCGTAGCACTAAAGTTGTCTCTCGTAGAAGGAAAGTTGCTTATGAAAagtgatgtgatgttacatagcaCTATTTCGAAGTTGTTCACTTTTGCTAATTAGTTGCATATCATTGCTAATTAGTTGATTTTAAATGGAGTGAAGTTACCCACCTTACGTTTTCTCACATTAATCATAATTTAGTCCACATATGCTATCGACAACTTTATAACCATGGTAGACAACTTAGGAGAAATATTTATCATGCATTTACAAAACATAGATATACGATTATATGATTGTGTATGCATAATGTATGTTGTATGCACCATAACACAAGTTGCCTCCTTTAGTGCTGAAAGTTGCCTCGATGTAATCCCAAAGTTTCATACCGATAATGCTTAGTTGCCTATATACGATCGCGATGACAAGTTGTCTACCCCGGTTTTAAAGTTTTCCaaaatatacttgccaacactactagaaaaaatatTATAGGTAGAATATTACCAGTAGCAATGGAAGTACGACCAGCGCTACTattacttagtagtagcgctgggcaGCAACACGCACTACGCGTAAGTTGTAGCAGTAGCGCACTCCCTTTTATCCAGCGCTACTAATATTTGAGGCACACCATACGCACAACGGCTAGCCACAGTAGCAGCACGGGCCCATGACTAGCACTACTGTTAATCGTGTTAGCAGTAGCAGTGGTCATGGGCCAACGTTGATACCGTGGCTAGCCGAGACCCACATCTCCCTTGCCCAACTTAGCAATAACACATGTTGCCAACACGCACTACTACTAAGTCGTATCTCATccactcaccttcttcttccacaTGTCCCTCTCACTCTCTCCTCACTTTCTCActttgcactctcccctctccactTCTCCCGCATGCCCCGCCCCATGCTCATCGGCCCGCCCCCGCATGCTCGACCTCCCTCCCCCGCGTAGCCACCCTCCCCTGTCCCCGCCCTCCCAGCACAGTGACCCTTCCCCGTCCCGGCCATCCACCGTCATCGTAGGTATCCTCCCGTCCGCTGCAGGTAGTCTCCTGTCCTCTATCACTCTTCTTATTTGTTTTAATCGGTAGAacttgcactagtagaaaaagggccttttgtcccggttcgtaagggccttctgtcccggttttcgaaccgggactaaaaggtcgttactaatgccctcggcctctagtcccggttcttacaccaaccgggacagatgggcctccacgtggccgctgcggccaggccaggcaggggggcctttagtcccggttggtaacaccaaccaggaccaaaaggcatccacgcgtcagcacctggttgaagctgagttttttttgataggggctggtttaggggttaatttaggttgttatatacatcaaccaaggagcatccatgagcaagcacaaaaataaataattttatctttcatcaatgagcatccatgagcatgcacaaaatttcatcaggcacaccaccatcatacttaaaagtgcagtacCAGTTCAACattatcgtacttaaaaggtttacactataaagattaaagctccatcaggttcttaagatcttcactcctgcttcttcaccttctccttcatcatcctgatgcgcttagagcggcgaagccccaggccaggctgtgggatgtactcctcgaCCAGAATTGGTatggccctgtcgcccagctgtgggatcaccatcgcgaggccatcgtcgctgctacttttgctatagccAAAGTCGCAGCTACTTTTGCTATAGCGAGAGTTgctgctgccgtagacatagcacctgtcgcagtactcgctACTCGTGCTCCCAtttccttgc
This region includes:
- the LOC123398958 gene encoding dirigent protein 1-like — its product is MTATTFCLLAAILAATTGTLAAGAGDDGTTHLHLYIHETFSGANATAVHVTASPLGGNSTYGTLSVFDDELRQGSDAASQLVGRAQGITMQTDLQSSGVFSTLLTVVFTNGDYKGSTLVLNGRVDFGPDGKAAAERAVVGGTGRFRLARGYSLMSKFGATSSTAVLKLDLYVKTDV